One window of Dendropsophus ebraccatus isolate aDenEbr1 chromosome 13, aDenEbr1.pat, whole genome shotgun sequence genomic DNA carries:
- the EAPP gene encoding E2F-associated phosphoprotein — MNRLQQEYDAYAIEEPSDEERGSSSSEDELDILLHGTPEQKRKLIRECLTGESESSSEDEFEKEMEKELSSTMKTMEGRWQSRIPDASTSAATASAEDGNQQYYDDVYFDSDSEEEGAENGKKQNRKQKRKVLTNDDLLYDPHEDDRHQEWVDAKRRGYRNIRKRKQSQTNSTKPKPLPSSDAILNCPACMTTLCLDCQRHESYRTQYRAMFVMNCTVNMEEVLKFPEQPMKNRRRERKKMKTPSADPAMETQSKEVALYHPVKCNECSTEVAMYDKEEVYHFFNVLASHS; from the exons ATGAACCGGTTACAGCAAGAATACGACGCTTATGCAATTGAAGAACCCAGTGATGAAGAACGTGGGAGCAGCAG CTCCGAAGATGAATTAGATATTCTTTTACATGGAACCCCTGAGCAGAAACGCAAGTTGATTCGTGAATGTCTCACTGGAGAAAGTGAGTCTTCTAGTGAAGATGAGTttgagaaggagatggagaaggaGCTTAGTTCTACCATGAAAACAATGGAGGGAAGGTGGCAGAGTCGTATCCCAG ATGCCTCTACAAGTGCTGCCACAGCATCGGCAGAAGACGGCAATCAGCAGTATTATGATGATGTGTACTTTGACTCTgactctgaggaggaag GAGCTGAAAATGGAAAGAAGCAAAATCGCAAACAAAAGCGTAAAGTATTGACTAATGATGATCTTCTGTATGACCCACATGAGGATGATCGCCATCAGGAATGGGTAGATGCCAAAAGAAGAGG TTACCGAAATATCAGAAAAAGGAAGCAATCGCAGACTAATTCCACCAAACCCAAACCACTCCCCAGCAGTGACGCCATTTTGAACTGCCCTGCCTGTATGACTACCCTGTGTTTGGACTGTCAAAG ACACGAATCCTATAGGACTCAATACAGAGCCATGTTTGTCATGAACTGTACTGTCAACATGGAGGAGGTTTTAAAATTTCCAGAACAGCCCATGAAGAACAGACGAAGGGAGAGAAAGAAGATGAAGACTCCTTCTGCAGATCCAGCAATGGAAACGCAAAGTAAAGAGGTGGCCTTGTATCATCCGGTGAAATGCAACGAGTGCTCTACAGAGGTCGCCATGTATGACAAAGAGGAGGTCTACCACTTCTTTAATGTATTAGCCAGCCACAGCTAG